The DNA window CCAAGGAGACTCAGAAAGAGGTATGTTTTCCAAGGCACTTTTTCAGTGTTTAGTTAGACAAGTTTTCATGTAGTCAGGAAATGGTCATGAGAGACAGCGGGTTCATAAAAGCAGTGTGTATCCCCTTTCCTATCTGTAAGTATGGATGCTACTGACAGCTCATtcgttcttttttctttctttgttctttctttattaatttctctctctttctctctctctctctctctttctctgtctctctctttctctccttccttccttccttccttccttccttccttccttccttccttccttccttccttccttccttccttcgttccttccttccttccttccttcctttcttccttccttccttccttcctttcctctctctctttctctatttctctctctccttcatcctttctctttcttaatgtcttccttttttcttcactcttaCTCGTTCTTTCATGTCCATGCTGTAGAAGGTAAGGGATCTTCATAGTACGTAAGTGGTAGCAGCTTTAATGGGGCCCATCAGCTGCATCTATTTTAAACTTTCTCTTGAGACATTACTTTATGCCTATTATGGACCAAAGTTTTTTCCAAGATCAGTTACCTTTGCATCAGCACTTATCAAATCACAAGCATCCTGACTCCAGAAATAGTGTGTCAACACAAAATGACTCCTGTTCTCCATGTATGGCAGCAAATCACAAAGGGAGGAGTAACTAATTTTCCTTACTCCTCCCATTAATTTTCCATTCTGATTCCAAGAAGTCTCTGATCTTTCTTCCTGGGATGCTCAGTGGTAAGGCCAGGTCAGCCCAGTGCAATGTGCAGTTTGAAGTAGATAATTGAATTGAGATGTCATAATTCAGGGAACCTGTAATGTTACCTTTCACCAGCTGAGCATTTAGTAACAAATTCTCAAGACATAATTGCTTACAGACAAGAGAGAAGCCTTAacattttcagctgctttgaGATTCTTTCACAATCAGACCAAGTCATATGTTTTGAACAGTTATTGTAATATCATCCAGGAGGAAGTGGGACTTTAAACATCAAACTATGGTCCTGAACCAACTGTGGTTCACTGCCAGTTGCAAGACACTGACTACAGAattaagctttttctttctttggttatttttatcttttgttaaaaaataaaataataataataatttaaaaaaagccaTGGCTAAACCAAGCCTCCAGGAGAGTGCACTCACTGTCTGATGTTTCCCATGCAGCATACATGAAGGAGATTAACCCAGGATGTTCTTGAATACTGGCCAGTGTGTCCTTTTCTGCATTGTGCAGCTTTGCATTCTTTGTCATTCACATGGAAGGAACTGAACAGTGCAGAAATATTCTTCGGGCTAACATCCAAGGGAAAAGCTTTTCATAGCattatcaaaatgaaaagagcTTGGTTAGAGTTCAAAGAAATATGCATCTTAATaaagaaattgttctttttctgcctttcagcgcgtggaaaaaaatattttgtctagAAAGAATCTCACATCTTTTTGGAGCATGCTGAGGAAGGGGGAGTGGAGAGGGctgtttgtttcccttctttGGATCCCAGATATCACTGGCATTGATGCAACTTTCACAGTTTCACACATAAAGATGCTGTCTCTCAAGTGCAGTCATACACAGGGTGTCATCTTCTCCTTCAATATATTTAGTTGCTGCTTAGCAAAGTACATCCATATTTGGTTACAACATGAGAGGACTCCATGGGTCTAAGCCTCAGTGTACCTGGGAGAAAGAGAACCTCCTGATCCTAAATGCTGGTGCTGCAAGTACACTGTCCGTGCCAGCATCTTTCCTCACACTCCCTCCTCCACATCTCTTTGGCAGCAACTCCAATTCCTTTCTCCAGCAGCTTCACATCTCCTTGAAGTACTCTATGGAAACAGTGGTGCAGAGCTAGCTAGGAACTCAGGGGGCACATAACAGTCGCTGTACTGAGTGTATTGATATTAGTACTGCCCATAGCAGATACATGATGTACCAGGGTCCAGTGCTGCCAGGATGGCTATCCCATTTTTCTAGCTCCACCACAGCTTGCCCTTCACATCATCAGGTGTCTTCTGTTTTAAACTTCCAGACCAGAAAATGTTGTCTGAGTGAATTTTGCTTCTCTGTCCACCCAGGGTTCTGTTAGTATGTAATGTGCCCAGAATTATTCTCAGATAAGTCTTAACTtacatgattaaaaaaacacctaatcctttacagttttttttttatatatttatgcataGCTCCACATTATTCCACTTCACAAAAGCTTATTATGgttttatattaatatttcaaaaCTTAAAACTGCTCCATAAAGCAGCAGTTTCTGCATTGTTATCCTTTCACTGAATGTTATTTGCATTGGGTTTTATACCCTAgtgagttatttttttcttgcttctacCAATCAGTCcccatttattttataataggAACTGTCTGTTCAGTACTGGTTGGTCTATAGAATagagaaagcaagaaactgCCATGTCATCttatacaaataaattatttgttctACTTTAAAATTGATTCTTAAAAACTTCTTCCACAAATAAGCTGTGTAATGGATCCTGcctgatatttttaattttgcttgcAAACAAATGGCCACTTGttcagagaaggcagcagctcagtCCTTGCATAAGTTTCTTCACAAGGACTCAGAGTCATACAGATGCATTTGGGACTccagatttttcttatttatgtatttgtttatttatttatgagtGATATCATGGCTCTCAATCCAGCGCAGGCCACAGAATGCCTCTGTGTACTACATCCATTTGGAGACAGGTCCccaaagcagaagcatttttaCTGTGCTAGGATAGACCATGCACTCCTGCCTCTGTCCTGATCCTACCCTACTGTCAGTATGGAAACTGAGTTACTGTTTATCTGTAATTAGTAATATAACACGATAGAGTACAGAAGCTATGGGAATGAGACTAAGAAAATTGTATTGGTATCCAaccataaaactgaaaaaaagattcatttgaaaatgttccAAATTTACATACCTACAGAACCGAattataacaaacaaaaaatcacacTGCTTCTGCTGTATATGCAGAGGAATCTATGGTCTTTATTCTCTAGACATTGAGGTGGTTATAAAGATAAATTATAAGTGATAGCAACAGAGGGTTCACATTTTGTGCACTCCTCAGGCCACTTTGCTGTCAGATGACATCTTCACTCTTCCTCTTCTATCTTCTTGCCATGAAACTCCCGGCTCTTTGCTCGGAGCTTGTTGACCTGTGACTCTGCAATGTCAGCCCGCTCCTCGGCTTCCTCCAGCTCATGCTGGATCTTGCGGAACTTGGTGAGGTTGACATTGGACAGCTCCTCCTGTACAGGGAGGGGGGTTAAGTGGTGAGAACCATGGCAGGGTTTTCAGTCCTGCTGTAGCCAGGTTTAGAAGGGTTCATCGGGAGAGAGTACAGACCCCCTGTCTCCTGCCTACTACTGCCTAAATATACGACTAACACAAACCTCCTCATCCTCCCTTATTCAAGACTCCACTACAACAAACTGCACAAGTTCTTTGTTGCAATTGAGTAGCTATTTCATTACTTgactttttcatttatataatAAAATCCCACTAATTTGGTGCTCAGGTATAAGAGTGGATTGTCTGGATGACAAGGATTCTGAAACCTCCTATCAGTGAACGATGGTATTTTCCAAATTTTTTATATTCATCACGTCAGGACCTGTTCAACACCAATAGAAAGCAATGCTTGCTTACTTTCCCAGAAATACTTACAGCCTCCTCAGCTTGTCTCTTGTAGGATTTCACCTTCATCTGCAGTTTGTCCACCAGATCCTGGAGTCTAAGAATGTTCTTGCGATCTTCCTCAGACTAAAGCAGTCGGCAagcaggaaagagagagaattgGTTTTCCCCACACCACAAAATGACATTTCCTCCTGGACTTCATGGAAAAATGCAATGGCTTCCTGTAGAATGGTATGTCGACACAAAGACACATGCCCTACCTGGTATGTCAGCTCCTTCACCCTCCTCTCGTACTTGCGCACACCCTTCACGGCTTCAGCGCTGCGCTTCTGCTCAGCATCAACCTCCCCTTCCAGCTCCCGCACCTGCAATGAGAAACCCATATTTGGAGCTTCCCTGCTATCTCTGACCTAGGATTGCACACGCTTGCACAAATACCAGTCCTACGTACCCTGGCCTCCAGCTTCTGAATTTGCTTCTTGCCTCCCTTCAGggccagctgctctgcctcatCCAGACGGAGCTGCAGATCCTTCACCGTCTGGTCCAGGTTCTTCTTCATCCTCTCCAGGTGGGCACTGGTGTCCTGCtccttcttcagctcttctgccatcatggctgcctggagaagaaagaatcaCAGGTATTTTGTGACTGGAGGTATTTTGAGGGAGAATGCATCCACCATCAGCAGTGAAGGAGTGCTCCAACTCACATCGGTGATGGCCTTCTTGGCCTTCTCTTCAGCATTGCGGGCTTCCTGGATGGTATCCTCCATTTCACTCTGAATTTGGGCAATGTCTGTTTCCAGTTTCTTCTTGGTGTTGATCAAGCTGGTGTTCTGTTGAAAATCAAaagtgttttctgcattttgttccAAAAAAGAACACTTAATTTGAAAACAATATTGCTTAAATTTGAAGTTAAAATTTATGAATCTATTATTAGCATCTTCCTTAAAATGGCTAACGTTGTCAGACCATATACAGAAAGACAATAGGAAGAATCACTCCTGAATGCAATTCTCACTTAGCTATAAAACAGTTCTTTTTATAAGTACAAAAGCTGCAACTTAGATTAAGGTCTTTTCTACAAGGGATGGATGATTTAAGAActtacacagaagaaaaattgggaaataaaacaaaagaatgcTCAAAGTTATACTGAAATTGGCTATTTAAATGGGAAAGTGACAATGACAATCTGGGCACCTCATGTTcttgagaaaaatgagaagtaaTATTCCAGgggtaattttcttttttccaataGAATGTCTATTCaatgctgaagaagaaattgcAACAGCAAATGTAACTCCTTAGATATTATTTACACATCTATCTTTAGTTTTGGTATTCTCAGCCAAGAATCTAACCTGAGTGTGGAGGAGCTGAACTCTCTCACTTGCATCCATCAATTCCTGCTCAGCCACTTTTCTCGAGCGCTCTGTCTGCTCCAGGGCTGCCCGTAGCTCCTCAATCTCAGCCTGCAACAGGTTTGCTCTGCGCTCCACCATGGCCACCTGCTCCTTCAGGTCCTCCTGTGTCCTGAGAGCATCATCCAAGTGTATCTGGGTATCCTGTAAAACAGGAACGAGATATTATAACATGGCAGAGAACTGTCGGACAATAGTAGTTACTGCTATTCTGTAATAGTTTAGATAATTAATTATTATATCAGTATAATGCCATGCAGGACAAATAGCTACATGCACATACTTAGCTTAACATACTTTGAGCACTCCTTGTGTGTTTCTAAGGTTCTTTTGTGCCTCTGCAGCCACGCGGTTGGCATGGTTGAGCTGGATCTCCATTTCATTCAGGTCTCCCTCCATCTTCTTCTTCAGCCGCAGGGCCTCATTCCTGCTCCTGACCTCAGCATCCAGAGTGCTCTGCATGGACTCCACAATTCTGAGGTGATTTCTCTTCAGCTGGTCAatttcctcatctttctctGCTATCTTCCTGTCAATCTCAGACTTGACCTGGTTGAGCTCCAGTTGGAGGCGCAGGATCTTCCCCTCTTCATGTTCCAGGGAGGCCTGGACAAATAATTGTGATCATTTATTATGTAAGTAAATTGACTGCTTACTTTCTAGCTAATTACAGCATATCTCAGGAAATCTGAGGTATGTACACTCTGTAGCCAGAACAGAGGGCAACCATGCCTTTCTTGGCCAGATTTCCTCATTGCTGATACTTTTAGCGTGGCTACCAGTTATTATGAGCACGTTCCTCAGCATCCTCCAGTGATGAGCACATACCTCAGCTTCCTCCAGTGCTGCCTGGATTTCAGACTTCTCCTGCTCAATCTGCTTCTTGACTTTCTCCAACTCATGAATCgcctttcctccctctgcaaTCTGCTCTGTGAGGTCAGAAATCTCCTCTGCAGGGAAGAGTGAAAAATCGCATGGTCAGATACAGAGCATACAGGGAAAGGCCCTGTGGCAACAGCATAACAAATCTCctcccatccctgaaggcacaGACCCAGGTGGAGAGGTGGGCCGGAAAGCTTCTGAGAAAGCCCTGCCAGCAGGAAAGACTGAGCGACTTACGCTGCAAGTTCTTGTTCTCACGCTTCAGCGTTTCCAGGTGGTCCAGGGATTCCTCATAGGCATTCTTCATCTtaaacagctctgtgctgagggagcGAGACTCCTTCTGGGAGgcctccagctcagcctgcgTTTCCTCGTACTTCTGCTTCCACTCTGCCAGGATCTGAGGAGCAACAGAGCGTGAGTATGGATGTGGCAATCACGTTCTGCTCAGGAAACACAGGGCTGGAGCCCAGAATACCTTGTCAAagttcttctgcttcttgtcCAGAGCTGCGCAGGCAGCATTTGCTCGCTCCACGTCAATCATCAGGTCCTCCACCTCattctgcagcctctgctttgtcttttccaGGGAAGCACATTTGGCATTCACAGCTTCAACATGTTCCTCGGCATCCTGCAGGCGCTGTGCCAGCTTCTTCCTATGAGATGAGCACAGCTAATGATTTGGGAGCGAAGAGTCCATGCTCGATGGCTGACAGGATTTTCACAAGAACTAGATTTACCTCTTCATGTACTATGTACACTaatcagaaacactgaaaggaATCTGTAAACATGCTGTTGTCTTCCCAATTCTGTTTCCCTCTGTACAGAAACACATTTGCCCTCTGCATCTACCATTCTTAGAGTGTCTTTACTATTCTCTGTGTCAggggaatattttcctttacgtttctcaaatatttatttcatagcATGTACCTCAGCCCATGACTCTGCTCTAAAGCACAGCTTGAGTTTCTTGACAGTACCACATTTGTCTGTTCATATTTATCATGTCAGTCTTCCCCTTTTTGTCTTCCCCTACTTCCCCACCCCCTGCTTTCTCCACATACTTGGCCTCCTCCAGTTCCTCTGTGCGCTGAATAGCATCTGTCTCATATTTGGTTCTCCACTGGGCCACTTCACTGTTGGCCTTGGACAGGGCACGCTGCAGCTCACCCTTGGCTTCCTGCTCCTCTTCATATTGTTCCCGGAGCAAATCACAGTCATGACGAGCAGACTGCAAGGCGTGGGCCAGGGCGTTCTTGGCCTGCGGAAATAAGCGTGAGTAGGATAACGAATATAAATAACCTGGAGAATCTCTCACAGTGAATTAATTTAACACTTCAAGTATGACCAGTGGAAAGGTACAAGGAATGATAGATGTAAGACTAGAGAACAAAATGTACTGATCATACTCCATGCAGTAGTCCCTTTCCCTACCAGACAATGTgaagttaaatatatttttagtgtTGAGCTGTAAGACAAAATATCACCTTGATTTCTTCCTCTAAGTGCCGCTTGAGTTCCTCAATCTGTTGGGTGAATGCCTGCTTGCCTCGAGACAGCTGAGATATCAGGGCATCTTTCTCCTCCACCTGGCGTGAATATTCACCTAGGAAAGCATACAGAAAGGAGATCTAGTAACTTGGGACCAAAACCAAAAATTTTAAGGATGTTGACCCATTCCACAAGACAGATGAAGCACTCTCACCTGATTCTGTCTGCAGACGAGCTCTTTGAGTGCTGAGATCGTTGATCATGCGTTGATGCTCCTCCTCCTTTGACTTAATCTCACTCAGTTGGTCTTCTAAAGTACGACACATCTTTTCCAGGTTTGCCTGAGGAGTTcaagaagaatgaaagaagattCATACCTGAAGTAAACTGCTTTAATAACAGCAGGATTTTCATCAGAAACGTGGCCAGAAGCACAGGCTATATAATGCTCATTGGTTTtgagtttaaaaatacagttttatacAGAGACATTTATAGTAACTGGCTCATATATAAAAAAGGTATCATTTGACATTATTTATTCAAgattttttcaagattttttaaaatatattctataCCTTAGCTTTGGAGACAGACTCCATGTTGCTGGCCAAGTCATCAATCTCCATCTTCAGCTcactcttctccttctccagcttctgctTGACTCGTTGCAGGTTGTCGATCTGCTCCCCAAGCTCCGCTGTGCTGTCCGCATGCTTCTTCCGCAGGGCAGCAGCCGTGGCTTCGTGCTGCAGCGTGGCCTCTTCGAGGTCACGGCGCATCTTCTGAAATTCTGCCTCACGCTTCTTGTTCATATCAATCTGAGCTGCTGTAGCCCCTCCTGCTTCCTCCAGGCGCTCACTGATCTCCTCCAGCTCCCTGGAGAGGTCAGCTCGgtgcttctctgcttttgccCGAGAGGTTCGCTCTGCCTCGATTTCCTCCTCCAGTTCCTCAATACGGGCCTGAGGAACATCGAGCACCCTTCATACTCATGCCCTCCTCAAACTGATGTTTTCTGAAGGGCAGAAGGGAAGGACCAGACACTTGCCTGCAGCTCCTTGATCTTCTTCTGTAACTGCATGCCCAGGGCTTGCTCATCCTCAATTTTGCTCTGGATCTGGCTGATTTCAAAGTCTTTCCTTTGCACAAGATACATGGTGTTAGTGCCTGAACAAAACATCTAAGTGTACCCGTCCAGCACTCAGATGTCCCACAACCACACttacttcttcagtttctcatcCAGCTGCTGTTTATCATTTTCCAAGTCCATTATGGTATCCTGGGACATCTTCAGGTCTCCTTCAAGTTTCCTCTTAGCTCTCTCGAGGTCCATGCGCAGCTTCTTCTCTTGCTCCAGGGACCCTTCCAGCTAAACCAAAGGAGATCATTAGTGCTCTGCCAGCCATGTTTATCTCCACAACTGTCCTGTAATGGCTGTATGCATTTTGCTTACATCGTCTACTTGCTGTTCCAGCTTGGTTTTAGCTTTGGTCAGCGTATTGACTTTGTCCTCTTCAGCCTGCAGGTCATCCAGTGTCTGCTGATGGGCCTCTTGGagggctttcttctcttttgtcagCTTGGCAATTGTCTCGTCCAGGGCTGCCATCTCTTCTGTGAGGTTTTTCACCTTTGACAAGATGGGAACAAGTATAATTAAAGCAAATAGGTACAAGACTCCCATAACAGCACAGAGTACTTTTCTGGAGTGTGAGAGACATCTTCTGCCTCATACCTTGTTTTCAGTGgcatgcttttccttctcaacTTTGGCCAGTGTTAACTCCAGGTCATCTA is part of the Gallus gallus isolate bGalGal1 chromosome 18, bGalGal1.mat.broiler.GRCg7b, whole genome shotgun sequence genome and encodes:
- the MYH1B gene encoding myosin, heavy chain 1B, skeletal muscle, which produces MASPDAEMAAFGEAAPYLRKSEKERIEAQNKPFDAKSSVFVVHPKESFVKGTIQSKETGKVTVKTEGGETLTVKEDQIFSMNPPKYDKIEDMAMMTHLHEPAVLYNLKERYAAWMIYTYSGLFCVTVNPYKWLPVYNPEVVLAYRGKKRQEAPPHIFSISDNAYQFMLTDRENQSILITGESGAGKTVNTKRVIQYFATIAASGEKKKEEQPGKMQGTLEDQIISANPLLEAFGNAKTVRNDNSSRFGKFIRIHFGATGKLASADIETYLLEKSRVTFQLKAERSYHIFYQIMSNKKPELIDMLLITTNPYDYHFVSQGEITVPSINDQEELMATDSAIDILGFTADEKVAIYKLTGAVMHYGNLKFKQKQREEQAEPDGTEVADKAAYLMGLNSADLLKALCYPRVKVGNEYVTKGQTVQQVNNSVGALAKAVYEKMFLWMVVRINQQLDTKQPRQYFIGVLDIAGFEIFDFNSLEQLCINFTNEKLQQFFNHHMFVLEQEEYKKEGIEWEFIDFGMDLAACIELIEKPMGIFSILEEECMFPKATDTSFKNKLYDQHLGKSSNFQKPKPAKGKAEAHFSLVHYAGTVDYNITGWLEKNKDPLNETVIGLYQKSSVKTLALLFANYGGAEAEASGGGGGGKKGGKKKGSSFQTVSALFRENLNKLMTNLRSTHPHFVRCIIPNETKTPGAMEHELVLHQLRCNGVLEGIRICRKGFPSRVLYADFKQRYKVLNASAIPEGQFIDSKKASEKLLGSIDVDHTQYKFGHTKVFFKAGLLGLLEEMRDEKLAQLITRTQARCRGFLMRVEYQRMVERRESIFCIQYNVRAFMNVKHWPWMKLFFKIKPLLKSAESEKEMANMKEEFEKTKEELAKSEAKRKELEEKMVKLVQEKNDLQLQVQAEADALADAEERCDQLIKTKIQLEAKIKEVTERAEDEEEINAELTAKKRKLEDECSELKKDIDDLELTLAKVEKEKHATENKVKNLTEEMAALDETIAKLTKEKKALQEAHQQTLDDLQAEEDKVNTLTKAKTKLEQQVDDLEGSLEQEKKLRMDLERAKRKLEGDLKMSQDTIMDLENDKQQLDEKLKKKDFEISQIQSKIEDEQALGMQLQKKIKELQARIEELEEEIEAERTSRAKAEKHRADLSRELEEISERLEEAGGATAAQIDMNKKREAEFQKMRRDLEEATLQHEATAAALRKKHADSTAELGEQIDNLQRVKQKLEKEKSELKMEIDDLASNMESVSKAKANLEKMCRTLEDQLSEIKSKEEEHQRMINDLSTQRARLQTESGEYSRQVEEKDALISQLSRGKQAFTQQIEELKRHLEEEIKAKNALAHALQSARHDCDLLREQYEEEQEAKGELQRALSKANSEVAQWRTKYETDAIQRTEELEEAKKKLAQRLQDAEEHVEAVNAKCASLEKTKQRLQNEVEDLMIDVERANAACAALDKKQKNFDKILAEWKQKYEETQAELEASQKESRSLSTELFKMKNAYEESLDHLETLKRENKNLQQEISDLTEQIAEGGKAIHELEKVKKQIEQEKSEIQAALEEAEASLEHEEGKILRLQLELNQVKSEIDRKIAEKDEEIDQLKRNHLRIVESMQSTLDAEVRSRNEALRLKKKMEGDLNEMEIQLNHANRVAAEAQKNLRNTQGVLKDTQIHLDDALRTQEDLKEQVAMVERRANLLQAEIEELRAALEQTERSRKVAEQELMDASERVQLLHTQNTSLINTKKKLETDIAQIQSEMEDTIQEARNAEEKAKKAITDAAMMAEELKKEQDTSAHLERMKKNLDQTVKDLQLRLDEAEQLALKGGKKQIQKLEARVRELEGEVDAEQKRSAEAVKGVRKYERRVKELTYQSEEDRKNILRLQDLVDKLQMKVKSYKRQAEEAEELSNVNLTKFRKIQHELEEAEERADIAESQVNKLRAKSREFHGKKIEEEE